A genome region from Schlesneria paludicola DSM 18645 includes the following:
- the hisC gene encoding histidinol-phosphate transaminase: MSFFRPELDRIAGYVPGEQPRDTGWTKLNTNENPYPPSPRVVDAITAAASGALNKYPDPLGTSFRQAAATLFDLDPDWILPGNGSDEVLTILTRSFANSTDQIAFPYPSYILYETLADLQGARHERILLNPDWSFDFNQAIPVVERSKLVFIPNPNSPSGNRWTWDDLVSLTPAKGVMVLDEAYGDFTDVPHRGELLNSTIGRQIVITRSFSKSYSLAGIRFGFAVAHPTIIAGLRKMKDSYNCDALSLAAATAAIQDQDWMKENTAKIRATRERLSASLQKLGFLVVPSQANFVWATHPTGEHKFQYDALRLRKILVRYMSFPDVPWAPNQRLDGLRITVGTDSEIDTLLSALQEIV, encoded by the coding sequence ATGAGCTTCTTTCGACCTGAACTCGATCGTATTGCTGGCTATGTGCCGGGCGAGCAGCCTCGCGACACCGGCTGGACCAAGCTGAATACCAACGAGAATCCGTACCCGCCGTCGCCCCGGGTCGTGGACGCGATCACCGCGGCCGCGAGTGGGGCGCTGAACAAGTACCCCGACCCTCTTGGGACAAGCTTTCGTCAGGCCGCCGCGACGCTGTTTGATTTGGATCCCGACTGGATCTTACCAGGCAACGGCAGCGACGAAGTCCTGACGATTCTCACACGGTCTTTTGCGAATTCGACCGACCAAATCGCGTTTCCGTATCCGAGCTACATCCTATATGAGACCCTGGCCGATCTGCAGGGGGCCCGCCACGAGCGGATTCTGCTCAATCCAGATTGGTCATTTGATTTCAATCAGGCAATTCCGGTCGTTGAACGTTCAAAGCTCGTCTTTATTCCGAATCCAAATTCACCATCGGGTAATCGTTGGACCTGGGATGATCTGGTTTCACTGACACCCGCCAAGGGTGTGATGGTTCTTGATGAAGCTTATGGTGATTTCACTGATGTGCCGCATCGTGGAGAACTGCTCAACAGCACGATCGGGCGACAGATCGTCATCACCCGATCGTTCAGCAAGAGCTACAGCCTGGCTGGCATTCGTTTTGGCTTTGCCGTTGCACATCCGACGATCATCGCGGGTTTGCGAAAGATGAAGGACAGCTACAATTGCGACGCGCTGTCACTTGCCGCGGCCACAGCCGCGATCCAGGATCAGGACTGGATGAAAGAGAACACGGCAAAGATCCGCGCGACGCGTGAACGATTGTCCGCGTCACTGCAAAAACTTGGTTTCTTGGTTGTGCCGAGTCAGGCGAATTTTGTCTGGGCGACGCATCCGACCGGCGAACACAAGTTTCAGTACGATGCGCTCCGCCTCCGAAAAATCCTGGTGCGATACATGTCGTTCCCAGATGTTCCGTGGGCACCAAACCAGCGCCTGGACGGTCTGCGAATCACCGTTGGAACCGATTCCGAAATCGACACGTTGTTGTCTGCATTGCAAGAGATTGTGTGA
- a CDS encoding cytochrome c: MAFNEDTSMWHFRNASWQPSGSNQKTRSCDWQSLTRWACLVSAIFVTKPSLVVAQTDASDGPRPASKATGKARKYVNKIPYDVFFDDPLKVVSTQATPVVPAATAPGPTVPLPTKSNVAKPTREGSNRGEAVMDWSKRITAEDLQAEIKTIRNDLTKSLSNAGQYNQNFKTIAVHGGCIAALAVIVQQHEEGLGWKSNAQYVRDFGAQISDAATGLGRDRFDQTKSAFQRLTTVLDGSVPADAGDVVATRPFQEVASRKSLMKRIERAKDWLKQDVNSEMKFKSLSDPIRHEAAILAAFATVIATPGYEYTENEDYQNYAKALIEGATEASSASAMESYEGFQRAIDKVNKSCTDCHSAYGNG; this comes from the coding sequence ATGGCTTTCAACGAAGACACCAGCATGTGGCATTTCCGCAACGCCTCGTGGCAACCGTCCGGCTCCAATCAGAAAACTCGCAGCTGTGATTGGCAGTCACTCACCCGATGGGCATGCCTTGTCAGTGCAATTTTTGTGACGAAGCCCTCGTTGGTGGTTGCGCAAACGGACGCCAGCGATGGACCTCGTCCGGCATCGAAGGCCACCGGCAAGGCGAGAAAATACGTCAACAAGATACCGTACGACGTATTCTTCGACGATCCACTGAAAGTCGTCAGTACACAAGCAACTCCCGTTGTGCCTGCGGCCACAGCACCGGGCCCGACTGTCCCGTTGCCCACGAAGTCAAACGTTGCGAAACCGACGCGTGAGGGATCGAATCGTGGCGAAGCCGTGATGGATTGGTCAAAGCGAATCACCGCAGAAGATCTGCAAGCCGAAATCAAGACGATACGCAATGATCTCACGAAATCATTGTCAAACGCAGGCCAATACAATCAGAATTTCAAAACGATCGCCGTGCATGGCGGCTGTATTGCGGCGTTGGCTGTGATCGTACAACAGCACGAAGAAGGGTTGGGTTGGAAGTCCAATGCTCAGTACGTTCGCGATTTTGGCGCTCAGATCAGCGATGCCGCGACCGGGTTGGGGCGCGATCGATTCGACCAAACCAAGTCGGCATTTCAGCGGCTGACGACTGTCCTTGACGGCTCGGTCCCGGCGGATGCAGGTGACGTGGTCGCGACGCGTCCGTTTCAAGAAGTTGCGTCGCGAAAGAGTCTGATGAAACGGATTGAGCGAGCCAAAGACTGGCTGAAACAGGATGTGAATAGCGAAATGAAGTTCAAATCGCTCTCAGACCCGATCCGGCATGAAGCCGCAATCCTGGCGGCGTTTGCGACGGTGATTGCCACTCCCGGATATGAGTACACCGAGAACGAGGACTATCAAAATTACGCCAAAGCGTTGATTGAAGGGGCCACCGAGGCTTCGTCGGCGAGCGCGATGGAGTCGTACGAAGGTTTTCAACGCGCGATCGATAAAGTGAACAAATCCTGTACCGATTGCCATTCCGCGTATGGGAATGGATGA
- a CDS encoding vWA domain-containing protein, with protein MPASQLQTSQHFEWDTPWSMGFLSTAAVLILIWMIWQLVREGRIAQSRFWMLFLCLRVTVAAVLLWMILGPTAVLTRTETHPRTLAVYIDTSSSMQIQDQADPESDRRWDLAADDPIHAVTAADRVVLFASALRQQTKRLADSMNQQATTDERQELIAKWLQLSGKCSEWLESDSLKRSIPSALEPLYQELIQTHKHESLAVMNETSWLTGIDRGDREQKLVRLAETQDQFVARSRVFAEALVRANVDTAIPNPATDRPTRLQRISPAIRQGLTEWLKHSKDRFRIQLAQFSERVTPLSLDNWQSSLNELGSIQPDGDEIRETDLSGLLKQIRDDAGKEDLAAAVILTDGRHSVQTPDDPRDLAAQVRLPLFLVPIGHGEMKRDLILHHLHAPTSVIQTDKILIEGIVTAHHCAGESCDVHLIEAKKVIETRRVQFRSQQDDQRFAFEVPTHKVERREFTLVVERLEGEHSFANNSRSVAVDVTDAVLRILLADGQARWEYQYLVNLFNRQDKVELDQLHFIPHVFATGRRKKSRQFPLTVQEWSEYRVVILGDVSARQLTRQSQESLRDSIIQRGGSLIIVAGQNDMPDAFTGEPLEQLLPVESDSAFSPDRLGYRVEMTAEGKSMDAMRLVDDLSSTEQIWRESSSSLPIYFLSSYHKAKPNSQVLLSAVSNRAVATTAESPALLCWQTVGAGRVAYLSSPTTYQLRNRSGDKFHHRFWGQLVRWIVSRSAMTGSKTVKLLADKSNYFEGDVAQLSVALMDLEGQPVTNAAPQLDVIQAGNVAANVELTADPKVPGRYLGTFTTNESDKFTLRARGGDIQRLLDAERYVDPVQIQIEFEPGLDRELSDPRADRPLLQHLAEQSGGLVLEPTALTEVIHAISLEPRIQISSQKTPIWDRWWCLWALLGCLSLEWFIRKRIGLA; from the coding sequence ATGCCCGCGTCTCAGTTGCAAACCAGTCAGCATTTCGAGTGGGACACCCCGTGGAGCATGGGATTTCTATCCACGGCGGCGGTGTTAATATTAATCTGGATGATTTGGCAGCTCGTACGGGAAGGGCGAATCGCCCAGTCCCGATTTTGGATGTTGTTTCTTTGCTTGCGCGTCACTGTGGCAGCGGTGCTGCTTTGGATGATTCTTGGCCCAACGGCGGTTCTGACTCGTACCGAGACACACCCGAGAACGCTCGCAGTCTATATCGATACCAGTTCTAGCATGCAGATTCAGGATCAAGCCGATCCCGAGTCGGATCGGCGTTGGGATCTTGCGGCCGATGACCCGATTCACGCGGTAACAGCCGCCGACCGAGTGGTCTTGTTTGCCTCGGCACTACGGCAACAGACGAAGCGATTGGCCGATTCAATGAACCAGCAGGCCACGACTGACGAGCGTCAGGAACTCATCGCAAAATGGCTGCAGCTTTCTGGCAAGTGCAGTGAATGGCTCGAATCGGATTCGCTGAAACGGTCGATACCCTCGGCGCTGGAGCCGCTTTATCAAGAATTGATTCAGACACACAAGCACGAGTCGCTCGCGGTCATGAATGAAACCAGCTGGCTGACCGGAATCGATCGCGGTGATCGCGAGCAAAAGCTGGTGCGACTTGCCGAAACGCAAGATCAGTTTGTGGCTCGTAGTCGTGTGTTTGCCGAGGCGTTGGTACGAGCGAACGTTGATACGGCTATCCCGAATCCGGCCACAGATCGCCCAACCCGCCTACAGCGGATCTCGCCAGCCATTCGCCAGGGGCTGACGGAATGGCTGAAGCACAGCAAAGACCGATTTCGAATTCAGCTCGCCCAGTTCTCAGAACGAGTGACTCCACTGTCACTTGATAACTGGCAATCGTCGCTGAATGAACTGGGATCGATCCAACCGGACGGAGACGAAATTCGAGAAACGGATTTGTCAGGACTTCTGAAGCAGATTCGGGATGACGCTGGAAAAGAAGACCTTGCCGCCGCAGTCATTTTGACCGATGGGCGTCACTCGGTTCAAACCCCCGATGACCCGCGCGATCTTGCGGCGCAAGTGCGACTGCCACTGTTTCTGGTACCGATTGGACATGGAGAGATGAAGCGAGATTTGATTCTGCATCATCTTCACGCCCCCACGTCCGTCATTCAGACCGACAAGATCCTGATCGAGGGGATTGTCACGGCACATCATTGTGCGGGCGAAAGTTGTGATGTGCATCTGATCGAAGCAAAGAAAGTGATCGAGACGCGGCGAGTCCAGTTCCGCTCACAGCAAGATGACCAGCGGTTTGCCTTTGAAGTTCCCACACACAAAGTTGAACGCCGCGAATTCACGCTCGTCGTCGAGAGACTGGAAGGGGAGCACTCATTTGCAAATAACTCTCGATCGGTCGCTGTTGACGTCACCGATGCGGTCCTAAGAATTCTGCTGGCCGATGGCCAGGCGCGATGGGAATACCAGTACTTGGTCAACTTGTTCAATCGGCAGGACAAGGTTGAGCTCGACCAGTTGCATTTCATCCCTCATGTCTTCGCGACGGGTCGCAGAAAGAAAAGTCGGCAATTTCCGCTGACCGTCCAGGAATGGAGCGAGTACCGCGTTGTCATTTTGGGAGATGTCTCAGCCCGACAGCTCACTCGGCAAAGCCAGGAATCGCTTCGTGACTCGATCATTCAACGCGGCGGAAGCCTGATCATCGTCGCAGGACAGAATGACATGCCCGATGCTTTTACCGGCGAGCCACTCGAGCAATTGCTGCCCGTGGAGTCAGATTCAGCATTCTCGCCCGATCGGCTTGGCTATCGCGTCGAAATGACTGCAGAAGGTAAATCGATGGATGCGATGCGTCTTGTGGATGATCTGTCATCCACCGAGCAAATCTGGCGAGAATCGAGTAGCTCGCTGCCGATTTACTTCCTTTCGTCGTACCACAAAGCAAAGCCGAATTCGCAGGTTTTGCTCAGTGCTGTCAGCAACCGGGCCGTGGCGACCACCGCGGAATCGCCTGCTTTGCTTTGCTGGCAGACAGTCGGAGCAGGGCGCGTGGCTTACCTGTCGTCCCCCACGACGTACCAGCTGAGAAATCGGAGTGGAGATAAGTTTCACCATCGGTTCTGGGGGCAACTTGTGCGCTGGATCGTTTCACGATCCGCCATGACTGGTTCGAAAACGGTCAAGCTTCTGGCCGACAAGTCAAACTACTTCGAAGGCGACGTCGCTCAACTGAGTGTCGCGCTAATGGATCTCGAAGGACAACCGGTGACGAACGCGGCGCCACAGCTTGACGTCATTCAGGCGGGGAATGTCGCCGCGAACGTGGAACTGACCGCCGACCCTAAGGTGCCCGGTCGCTATCTAGGTACCTTCACGACAAACGAATCGGACAAATTCACCCTTCGTGCTCGCGGGGGCGATATCCAGCGACTGCTCGATGCGGAACGCTATGTCGATCCGGTCCAGATCCAGATTGAATTCGAACCGGGGCTAGATCGCGAATTGAGTGATCCGCGGGCCGATCGTCCCCTGTTGCAACACCTGGCCGAGCAATCGGGGGGGCTGGTGCTTGAGCCAACGGCGCTGACGGAAGTGATACACGCGATTTCGTTGGAACCACGAATTCAGATCTCGTCGCAAAAGACGCCGATCTGGGATCGTTGGTGGTGTCTGTGGGCTCTCCTTGGTTGTTTGAGCTTGGAATGGTTCATTCGGAAACGAATTGGCCTTGCGTGA
- the rsmA gene encoding 16S rRNA (adenine(1518)-N(6)/adenine(1519)-N(6))-dimethyltransferase RsmA, with protein MNAPQRQTRTHLISLFQQQGLHPRGDLGQNFLIDLNLLELIVQEAQLGPDDVVLEVGAGTGGLTTYLSAAAAVVSVEYDPNMYALASLAIAGRDNVTLLNTDALKSKSQIAPVVMDAVRRELAVDPRRKLKLVANLPYHISTPLIANLIASDLPWERMVVTIQWELAERMVAKPRSGDYSALSVFLQAHCRIKTIRKLGPTVFWPKPGVDSAIVQIDPNFEASSQIVNRHEFQSFIRDIFTQRRKRLRGVVANLFKPRLSKSQVDAIFAAMTLHEETRAEELEVKQLVELSNRLQRCLSGETLSTGPDETAP; from the coding sequence ATGAACGCACCGCAACGGCAGACACGCACGCATCTCATCTCGTTGTTTCAACAACAGGGATTGCACCCGCGCGGTGATCTGGGGCAGAACTTTCTGATCGACCTCAACCTGCTCGAACTCATCGTTCAGGAAGCCCAGTTGGGGCCCGACGATGTCGTGCTGGAAGTCGGAGCAGGGACGGGTGGCCTGACGACGTATCTATCTGCGGCTGCGGCGGTTGTGTCAGTCGAATATGACCCCAATATGTACGCATTGGCAAGTCTCGCAATCGCGGGCCGTGACAATGTGACGCTACTGAATACAGACGCCCTGAAGAGCAAGAGTCAGATTGCCCCAGTGGTCATGGACGCGGTTCGACGCGAGCTCGCGGTGGATCCACGGCGAAAACTGAAGCTGGTCGCGAACCTTCCCTACCATATCAGCACCCCGTTGATTGCGAATCTGATCGCCAGTGATCTGCCTTGGGAGCGGATGGTGGTCACGATTCAGTGGGAACTGGCCGAACGGATGGTTGCGAAGCCGCGAAGTGGGGATTACAGCGCCCTATCGGTCTTTTTGCAGGCCCACTGCCGCATCAAAACCATTCGAAAGTTGGGTCCTACGGTATTTTGGCCGAAACCTGGAGTCGATTCGGCCATCGTGCAGATCGATCCGAATTTCGAGGCCAGTTCTCAGATTGTGAATCGACACGAGTTCCAATCGTTTATTCGCGACATTTTTACGCAACGGCGAAAGCGTTTGCGAGGAGTCGTGGCGAACCTGTTCAAGCCCCGCTTGTCGAAATCACAAGTGGACGCGATTTTTGCCGCGATGACTTTGCACGAGGAAACTCGCGCCGAAGAGTTAGAAGTCAAACAACTTGTCGAATTGTCAAATCGGTTGCAGCGTTGCCTGTCCGGGGAGACACTTTCCACAGGTCCAGACGAGACCGCACCGTGA
- the hisB gene encoding imidazoleglycerol-phosphate dehydratase HisB, which translates to MSRVAKIDRRTAETEIQLALNLDGTGVAKIDTGVGFLDHMLTLFAKHGLFDLEVTAKGDLHIDSHHTTEDVGICLGKTLAQAVGDKKGLTRYGSMTLPMEETLVTSALDLSGRVKFIYKVEFPTEKIGLFDTELVEEFWQAVAANAQMNLHLVLHHGTNSHHIAEGLFKATARALRQATTIDPRQTGIPSSKGSL; encoded by the coding sequence ATGTCGCGCGTGGCAAAGATTGATCGACGAACCGCCGAGACCGAAATTCAACTCGCATTGAATCTGGACGGAACTGGAGTCGCCAAAATTGACACGGGGGTCGGATTTCTCGATCACATGTTGACTCTGTTTGCGAAGCATGGCCTGTTCGATTTGGAAGTGACAGCAAAAGGTGACTTGCACATTGATTCCCATCATACAACCGAAGACGTGGGAATCTGCCTGGGCAAGACGCTGGCTCAGGCGGTCGGTGACAAGAAGGGGCTGACTCGATATGGATCGATGACGCTTCCGATGGAAGAGACGCTTGTGACATCCGCACTCGATCTGAGCGGCCGAGTGAAGTTCATCTACAAGGTCGAGTTTCCGACGGAAAAGATCGGGCTATTCGACACCGAACTAGTGGAAGAATTCTGGCAGGCGGTCGCGGCCAATGCGCAGATGAACTTGCATCTGGTCCTGCACCACGGCACGAACAGCCATCACATTGCCGAAGGATTGTTCAAGGCGACAGCCCGTGCGCTCCGACAGGCGACGACGATCGATCCGCGGCAGACAGGAATTCCCTCGTCAAAGGGCTCGCTGTAA
- the guaB gene encoding IMP dehydrogenase: MDERISYKGITFDDVLLEPHYSEVMPNEADVTTQLTSNIRINVPIVSSPMDTVTESEMAVAMAQEGGIGIVHKNMSAEHQAMEVERVKRAEHGVIVDPVTLPPEATAEEAWDLMERRNIGGVPVTRNGRLLGILTRRDLRFMPSGDKATPISEVMTKENLVTAKEDTTLADAQRILLENKVEKLLLIDENQQLKGLITIKDIDKNLRYPRAAKDSRGRLRVGAAIGVGDFERAERLIEKGVDVLCVDSAHGHSRNVVETVKELKRRWNIDVIAGNVATTEGARDLVRAGVNAVKVGIGPGSICTTRIIAGIGVPQLTAISNASKAVEGTDVSIIADGGIRYSGDITKALAAGAHVVMLGGLLAGLDESPGETILYQGRRFKRYRGMGSLGAMVKGSSERYRQSNSDENRGPASSKLVPEGVEGRVAYRGSLPSVLYQLIGGLRAGMGYCGVRTIGQLRTEARFIQVTPASVRESHPHDISIVEESPNYSAEHSPRE, encoded by the coding sequence ATGGACGAACGCATTTCGTATAAGGGAATCACCTTTGATGACGTGTTGTTGGAGCCGCACTACAGCGAAGTCATGCCGAATGAGGCCGACGTCACGACGCAGTTGACCAGCAACATTCGGATCAATGTTCCGATCGTCAGCAGCCCGATGGACACCGTCACCGAAAGCGAGATGGCGGTGGCAATGGCCCAGGAAGGTGGGATTGGCATCGTTCACAAGAACATGTCAGCCGAGCATCAGGCGATGGAAGTTGAACGGGTCAAGCGGGCGGAACATGGTGTCATCGTCGATCCAGTGACGCTTCCACCTGAGGCAACGGCCGAAGAAGCCTGGGACCTGATGGAACGTCGAAACATCGGTGGTGTTCCCGTCACCCGAAATGGGCGTCTGCTCGGAATTCTCACTCGGCGCGATTTGCGATTCATGCCCTCTGGCGACAAGGCCACCCCCATTTCCGAGGTGATGACCAAGGAAAACCTTGTCACGGCAAAAGAAGATACGACTCTGGCCGACGCACAACGGATTCTATTGGAAAACAAAGTCGAAAAGCTGTTGTTGATTGATGAAAATCAGCAACTGAAGGGTTTGATTACGATCAAGGATATCGACAAGAATCTGCGCTATCCGCGTGCGGCAAAAGACTCGCGCGGTCGCTTGCGAGTCGGAGCAGCGATCGGCGTTGGCGACTTCGAGCGTGCGGAACGGTTGATCGAAAAAGGTGTCGACGTCCTGTGTGTCGATAGCGCTCACGGTCATTCGCGGAACGTCGTCGAAACGGTCAAAGAGTTGAAACGACGTTGGAACATCGACGTGATTGCGGGCAACGTTGCGACGACCGAGGGGGCACGCGATCTGGTACGAGCAGGTGTTAATGCTGTGAAGGTCGGAATTGGCCCTGGGTCGATCTGCACGACTCGAATCATCGCCGGCATTGGAGTTCCGCAACTGACCGCCATTTCCAACGCGTCGAAAGCGGTGGAAGGAACTGATGTCTCGATCATCGCCGATGGCGGAATTCGCTACAGCGGCGATATCACCAAGGCCCTTGCCGCGGGGGCTCATGTCGTCATGCTGGGAGGATTGCTTGCGGGGCTCGACGAAAGCCCAGGCGAAACAATCCTGTACCAGGGGCGACGATTCAAACGCTATCGTGGGATGGGATCGTTGGGGGCGATGGTGAAGGGCAGCAGTGAACGGTATCGCCAGTCGAACAGCGACGAAAACCGCGGTCCCGCATCGTCGAAACTGGTCCCGGAAGGGGTCGAAGGGCGAGTTGCATACCGAGGTTCATTGCCCAGTGTGCTCTATCAACTGATCGGTGGTTTGCGGGCGGGCATGGGATACTGCGGAGTCAGAACCATCGGACAACTGCGAACAGAGGCAAGGTTCATTCAGGTGACGCCTGCTTCCGTCCGCGAAAGTCATCCGCACGATATCTCGATCGTCGAAGAATCGCCGAACTATTCCGCCGAGCATTCGCCGAGAGAATAG
- a CDS encoding S1C family serine protease, with protein MVLTLFVATCVWPAIRADADLIELKTGHKLEGDVLKQQADILYVDIGIDVVKVPLGQIKTRSAAKDAGGAPTQVQKHQLYRTAQLPRRSIKDLTEKFGEGVVLVQTPGGLGSGFIVNENGYCVTNYHVIEKETRIATTIFHRGDDGAFHRRRIEDVRIVALNPFFDLALLQIPAQKDLAFKPVFLAAEEDLQEGEEVFAIGNPLGLERSVSQGIIGTKNRNFRGQVYIQTTAEINPGNSGGPLFNARGEVIGVTNMKLLFAEGLGFAIPSPYVKLFLDNHEAFAFDQNSPNTGFRYLDPPRRKLKGPPPEEKPL; from the coding sequence ATGGTCCTCACACTCTTCGTTGCGACCTGCGTTTGGCCGGCGATACGGGCCGATGCAGATCTGATTGAGCTGAAGACGGGGCATAAGCTGGAAGGGGACGTGCTGAAACAGCAGGCCGACATCCTGTATGTCGATATTGGGATTGACGTCGTGAAAGTCCCCTTGGGCCAGATCAAGACGCGTTCTGCCGCGAAGGATGCGGGCGGTGCACCGACTCAAGTGCAGAAGCATCAACTTTATCGCACCGCGCAGCTTCCTAGAAGAAGCATCAAAGACCTGACCGAGAAGTTTGGGGAAGGCGTGGTACTGGTGCAAACTCCAGGGGGACTCGGTTCCGGATTCATCGTCAACGAAAATGGATACTGTGTCACGAACTATCACGTGATTGAGAAGGAAACGCGGATCGCCACGACGATCTTCCATCGCGGAGACGATGGCGCGTTCCATCGACGTCGGATTGAGGACGTAAGAATTGTAGCGCTCAATCCCTTTTTTGATCTCGCGCTTCTGCAAATCCCTGCTCAAAAGGATCTGGCGTTTAAGCCGGTCTTTCTTGCCGCTGAGGAAGATCTGCAGGAAGGTGAAGAAGTCTTTGCCATAGGTAATCCTTTGGGATTGGAACGGTCCGTGTCGCAAGGAATCATCGGCACGAAGAATCGGAATTTCCGTGGACAGGTCTACATCCAAACGACAGCCGAGATTAACCCAGGCAACAGTGGCGGCCCACTGTTTAATGCTCGAGGTGAAGTGATCGGTGTCACAAACATGAAGCTGTTGTTTGCCGAGGGTCTCGGATTCGCAATTCCATCTCCTTATGTGAAACTCTTTCTCGACAATCATGAAGCATTCGCATTCGATCAGAATAGCCCTAATACAGGCTTTCGCTATCTGGATCCACCGCGCCGGAAGTTGAAAGGCCCCCCACCCGAAGAGAAGCCACTCTGA
- a CDS encoding tetratricopeptide repeat protein, which translates to MNCFRSVILLTLISVIGCEGRRVVSPGASTATKSAAGEKKVGATPSAATSEEVLTSAIHQLRPENFGISSNPEKPVSLLNSWRFKVAEEKPGTDDPVPPKAPTGWIDDADQTRLSQSKFDFADALYVRDALFFDVIAGYLSDRGRDELRRVSIVVDFVCRNVSLWRNDEIEIPLNPFVSMQFGRGSAEDRAWICAEILTQLRLDALILRQKADTKETTNKWLLGVVIEQNVYLFDLYLGLPVGIADQNPTSPLVPLNQLIAQPELLERLAVNEPYRLTADDLRDATVHVISSPNSWCARMNRLEEALPTTDACVLYSPLIDREGNGGKLSRIATAGNWPVDSLKLWQFPHRQTEASRKPDESTSQEFQKLSLPFTVPIPFKVDQEGKVTTEAPERKLQRFRSEHLLGKFTEATQRYLSIRHLEVEKNPPDLERLNRMASEDAFYWTCLCKYELADYPGAIDLLSSYIKKYDRKGKWFFPARALLGQSYAELGQFSEAVSAVERTSPDDPYRIGNIIRSKRWTAAQSK; encoded by the coding sequence ATGAACTGCTTTCGTTCAGTGATCTTGTTGACGCTGATTTCGGTCATCGGCTGCGAAGGCCGGCGAGTGGTCTCGCCGGGTGCATCAACGGCCACAAAATCCGCGGCCGGCGAAAAGAAAGTGGGGGCGACACCATCTGCTGCCACATCGGAAGAGGTTTTGACGAGCGCGATCCACCAACTTCGCCCCGAGAACTTCGGAATCAGTTCCAATCCCGAAAAGCCGGTCAGCTTGTTGAATTCCTGGCGATTCAAAGTCGCCGAAGAAAAGCCAGGCACCGACGATCCCGTCCCTCCCAAGGCCCCTACGGGTTGGATCGATGACGCAGATCAGACTCGACTTTCACAATCCAAATTCGATTTTGCCGACGCCCTGTATGTGCGAGACGCCCTCTTTTTTGACGTTATCGCAGGCTACTTGTCTGATCGCGGACGGGATGAATTACGACGAGTCAGTATCGTTGTGGACTTCGTCTGCCGCAATGTCTCGCTTTGGCGAAACGACGAAATCGAGATTCCGCTGAACCCCTTCGTTTCGATGCAGTTCGGACGTGGGTCCGCCGAAGACCGCGCCTGGATTTGTGCCGAAATCCTCACCCAGTTGCGTCTCGACGCCTTGATCCTGAGGCAGAAGGCCGACACGAAAGAAACAACCAACAAATGGCTATTGGGCGTCGTCATTGAGCAAAATGTTTATCTGTTTGATTTGTACCTGGGGCTACCTGTCGGTATCGCCGATCAGAATCCGACGTCACCACTGGTTCCGCTGAATCAATTAATAGCGCAACCGGAGCTGCTCGAGCGATTGGCTGTCAACGAACCGTACCGACTGACCGCCGATGATCTACGCGACGCCACAGTGCATGTCATCTCAAGCCCCAACTCATGGTGCGCGAGAATGAATCGTTTGGAAGAGGCGCTGCCCACAACCGATGCCTGTGTCCTCTATAGCCCTTTGATCGATCGCGAAGGAAATGGCGGAAAACTCAGTCGAATCGCAACCGCGGGAAACTGGCCCGTCGACAGTTTGAAGCTATGGCAATTCCCTCACAGGCAGACGGAGGCTTCGCGTAAGCCGGACGAATCCACCTCACAGGAATTTCAAAAGCTTTCTCTTCCCTTCACGGTGCCGATTCCATTCAAAGTCGACCAGGAGGGAAAGGTCACGACCGAGGCGCCCGAACGAAAACTGCAACGATTTCGGTCCGAGCACCTGCTGGGCAAATTCACCGAAGCAACACAAAGGTATTTGAGCATTCGGCATCTGGAAGTCGAAAAGAATCCGCCGGATCTTGAGCGACTGAACCGAATGGCTTCGGAAGATGCCTTCTACTGGACGTGCCTCTGCAAGTACGAACTCGCGGACTACCCCGGCGCCATCGATCTCCTCAGTTCCTACATCAAGAAGTATGACCGCAAAGGGAAATGGTTCTTTCCGGCTCGGGCTCTGTTGGGACAAAGCTACGCGGAGCTGGGGCAATTTTCAGAGGCCGTTTCAGCCGTCGAGCGGACATCACCCGACGATCCTTATCGGATCGGCAACATCATCCGCTCAAAGCGTTGGACTGCCGCACAAAGCAAGTAG